From the genome of Plasmodium malariae genome assembly, chromosome: 9, one region includes:
- the PmUG01_09029200 gene encoding conserved Plasmodium protein, unknown function: MAKKKKQIHLNIIDLQKIYQKDDLIISSSTPEENAADIKKKKIFEKNELVQNIEWRTVDLKKQTNNKTDEINNKKEDNKIYHSTFDKNNNKKNDTVVLGGKNKTKANILNGEDIDFANVRSKASNDVDFANLRRKASNDVDFANLRRKASNDVDFAILRSKASNDVDFTNLRNKSKDDVDFANIRSKRSEDVDHGNMRSKKNEDVDLSSVRNKRNDSVDFSNVRNKKSDDVDFSNVRNKKSDDVDFSNVRNKKSDDIDFSSVRNKRNDSVDFSNVRSKTSDNKETKENTETNEKPYYVLKLEQLRKEKESEKKTKDGSISNNTDEKREKDEVKEDIRGKEAEKEAEKGAEKEVEKEGENKVERIIAEMNEKIKDQVKQNGKDAKDVNDSKEGRQEEEVKVTVDMKEDNEMKKMEVASVEEKTKAAGMEEKVKEGEMEKKKFVPKRVIMYRQALKEQEEKTLKKLEEEKAQRELKRQLIKSQGLSTFIPSAKLLHMKNMQEQSKDENTKENKNEGKKKGGSIKNEEINENKKYTATLKRNKIEEQSNTTNAKNVKNIILELAEKTENAKIVEKADIEEIAKKRREEIYKKQLEKITKQNEENTRYNNIYKHDLNSIKLFYNQIKNKIYESYAFTQEECASVCTPLKMDECNYLESHVPFYVALSVFILSIPQKAEDDVYLKKAQNMKNLLLYLKQNSKIENHDQYILNDTINLCDKLNYPHISEETSLIEAAFDSLLFSGVIPKDSFIKWFQEDDFDSELKSKAMLQLIYWHKWVTAEEDEEMEGVEEEEEEEVEEVEEDEKAINEKNKMENASDIEKNVPKNFIFKKIKKKFI; this comes from the exons atggcaaaaaaaaagaaacaaatacatttaaacataatcgatttacaaaaaatatatcaaaaagaTGATTTAATAATTAGTTCCTCAACTCCTGAAGAAAATGCAGcagacataaaaaaaaaaaaaatttttgaaaaaaatgaacttgTACAGAATATTGAATGGAGAACAGTAGAcctaaaaaaacaaacaaataataaaacagatGAGATTAACAATAAGAAGgaagataataaaatttaccaTTCAacatttgataaaaataacaacaaaaaaaatgatactGTTGTCCTTGgagggaaaaataaaacaaaagcgAATATACTCAATGGTGAAGATATAGACTTTGCCAATGTAAGAAGCAAAGCAAGTAACGATGTAGATTTCGCTAACTTAAGAAGAAAAGCAAGTAACGATGTAGATTTCGCTAACTTAAGAAGAAAAGCAAGTAACGATGTAGATTTCGCTATCTTAAGAAGCAAAGCAAGTAACGATGTAGATTTCActaatttaagaaataaatcAAAAGACGACGTCGATTTCGCAAATATAAGAAGCAAAAGAAGCGAAGATGTCGACCACGGAAATATGAGGAGTAAAAAGAACGAAGATGTTGACCTTTCCAGTGTACGGAACAAAAGGAACGACAGTGTTGATTTTTCAAATgttagaaataaaaaaagcgATGATGTTGATTTTTCAAATgttagaaataaaaaaagcgATGATGTTGATTTTTCAAATgttagaaataaaaaaagcgACGATATTGACTTTTCCAGTGTACGGAACAAAAGAAACGACAGTGTTGACTTTTCAAATGTTAGAAGCAAAACAAGTGATAACAAAGAAACGAAAGAAAATACTGAAACGAATGAAAAACCGTATTATGTATTGAAGTTAGAACAactaagaaaagaaaaagaatcaGAGAAGAAAACAAAAGATGGTTCAATATCTAATAATACAgatgaaaaaagagaaaaggaCGAAGTGAAAGAAGATATAAGGGGGAAAGAAGCCGAAAAAGAAGCCGAAAAAGGGGCAGAAAAGGAGGTCGAAAAGGAGGGTGAAAATAAGGTAGAAAGAATAATTGCAgaaatgaatgaaaaaataaaggatcaagtaaaacaaaatggaaaagatGCAAAGGATGTAAATGATTCAAAAGAGGGAAGACAAGAAGAAGAAGTGAAAGTAACAGTAGACATGAAAGAGGATAAcgagatgaaaaaaatggaagtaGCTAGTGTGGAAGAAAAAACCAAAGCGGCTGGAATGGAAGAAAAGGTCAAAGAAGgcgaaatggaaaaaaagaaattcgTACCTAAAAGAGTTATTATGTACAGGCAAGCACTGAAGGAGCAAGAAGAAAAGACTTTGAAAAAGCTAGAGGAAGAGAAAGCACAAAGAGAATTGAAAAGACAACTTATAAAAAGTCAAGGGTTATCAACTTTTATACCGTCCGCAAAATTGTTACATATGAAAAACATGCAAGAACAAAGTAAAGATGAAAACacaaaagaaaacaaaaatgaaggaaaaaaaaaaggaggaagtattaaaaatgaagagaTAAACgagaacaaaaaatatacagcTACattgaaaagaaataaaattgagGAACAAAGTAATACAACAAAtgcaaaaaatgtaaaaaatattattttagaaTTAGCTGAAAAAACCGAAAATGCAAAAATCGTTGAAAAAGCAGATATTGAAGAAATAgctaaaaaaagaagagaagaaatttacaaaaaacaattagaaaaaattacaaaacaaaatgaagagaatactagatataacaatatatataaacacgaTTTAAATAGTATTAAACTCTTTTATAATcaaatcaaaaataaaatttatgaaagTTATGCATTTACCCAGGAGGAGTGCGCAAGTGTTTGTACCCCACTGAAGATGGATGAGT GTAACTACTTGGAGAGTCATGTACCGTTCTATGTGGCCTTGTCTGTTTTCATTTTAAGCATTCCGCAAAAAGCAGAGGATGATGTTTATTTGAAGAAAGcacaaaatatgaaaaatttacttCTTTACCTAAAACAA AATAGCAAAATAGAAAATCATGATCAGTACATACTAAATGACACAATAAATTTATGCGACA AGTTAAACTACCCGCATATATCAGAAGAAACCTCCTTAATTGAAGCTGCTTTTGACTCGTTGCTATTTTCAGGCGTTATTCCAAAGGATTCATtcataaaa TGGTTCCAAGAGGATGACTTTGATTCAGAACTAAAAAGCAAAGCTATGCTTCAG CTAATTTATTGGCACAAATGGGTAACAGCAGAAGAGGATGAAGAAATGGAAGGagtagaagaagaagaagaagaagaagttgaagaagtagaagaagatgaaaaagcaataaatgaaaaaaataagatggAAAATGCATCAGATATAGAGAAAAATGTTCCTAAGaattttatctttaaaaaaattaaaaagaaatttatttaa
- the PmUG01_09029600 gene encoding alpha/beta hydrolase fold domain containing protein, putative produces MFNVSNSNMQDKLRTALSTRDCSSEFGECAIVADTEKEYVKQYKTTRERKLAFFILGLLSICGLRSFLVGKMAFCPPKLIGYEVQDNKFIYVNPFSDFDMNALLEQNNIGVDYKTITDGSNEVASLMIYKKPLDLNKQTILFSHGNNTDMGYMFPSYLNIVFQSDVNVVAYDYSGYGHSNKTPSETNIYKNIKMVYDYITKEKKINPLNIILYGYSIGTCSSSYLMSLKNIKVGGCILHSPLASGIKLLFPFQKKNLPWLDVFKNSERLKKVSLLPVYIMHGKRDKDIPYYHSVILLDTLKKNFLKQKKRKKTSSNCRADDIDELSLIKFWGVENSDHHDIEIRNATDFYRNLRDFLMLCKRYNQTRSLTQQAI; encoded by the exons aTGTTCAACGTATCAAATAGTAACATGCAGGATAAACTGAGGACTGCGTTGAGTACTAGGGATTGCAGTAGTGAATTTGGTGAGTGTGCTATAGTTGCTGATACAGAAAAAGAGTATGTTAAGCAATATAAAACCACTAGGGAAAGAAAATTAGCCTTCTTTATCCTTGGCCTTTTAAGTATATG CGGATTGAGATCGTTTCTAGTGGGGAAGATGGCGTTTTGCCCACCGAAGTTAATCGGGTATGAAGTACAAGATAACAAGTTTATTTACGTAAATCCGTTCAGTGATTTTGATATGAATGCGTTGTTAGAGCAAAACAATATAGGAGTAGATTACAAAACAATAACTGATGGTTCGAATGAAGTAGCATCtctaatgatatataaaaaaccaTTAGATTTAAATAAGCAAACAATACTATTTTCTCATGGAAATAATACAGATATGGGTTATATGTTCCCTTCGTATTTAAATATAGTATTTCAATCAGATGTTAATGTGGTTGCATATGATTATAGTGGATATGGTCATAGTAATAAGACACCTAGtgaaacaaatatttataagaatataaaaatggtgtatgattatataacaaaagaaaagaaaatcaatccgttaaatattatattatatggaTATAGTATAGGTACATGTAGTAGTAGTTATTTGATgagtttaaaaaatataaaagttgGTGGATGTATTCTGCATTCTCCTCTTGCAAGTGGaatcaaattattatttccatttcaaaaaaaaaacttaccATGGTTAgatgtatttaaaaattcagaGCGGCTTAAAAAAGTATCACTTCTACCAGTTTATATTATGCATGGAAAGAGAGATAAAGATATTCCTTATTATCATTCTGTCATTTTATTAGataccttaaaaaaaaattttctaaaacaaaagaagaggaagaaaacTTCGTCCAATTGCAGAGCGGATGATATTGATGAATTGTCATTAATAAAGTTTTGGGGAGTTGAAAATTCAGATCATCATGATATTGAAATTAGGAATGCTACTGATTTTTATCGGAACCTGAGGGACTTTCTAATGCTTTGTAAGAGGTACAACCAAACGCGATCCCTAACCCAACAAGCCATCTAA
- the MIT1 gene encoding CorA-like Mg2+ transporter protein, putative: protein MLRWWNHMKTYRSGIIRPYIVRCKNYNITTARWISKYTSAHVNSENKIFSKKNFNNVLMQNLKITEEDDQIICEKIFFSKYNLPYMLKIPVSDLRLIDTCNNNHNPTLLVRKNMILLRTGFISCVIRYNELWLFDPNNPLIIKATTLIKENLKERKKKKKNFKCACGEVSKAVSVPADEVVGGETSEPANEAASDAANKEAGGSKSATMVGVEYDEIDEMGENRREDIINEEKDALHYLNVKNNFYRYKGNVFFEFLCLDVCMQLSIKEYENNLDKINMKIRENILLQRKEENNEINILTNKLLRDMMKIKNFLQKLSNMLNALRSNIEKVLKNELDMKYMYLTYLNNNSMQKLKDHSDLEILLETHIQLTDEIYVHLDNVEQKITHYEELLRLNLDYNRNKFILLNAKISFSTLLFSVCSVITSLFGMNLKNFIENSDYAFCFVSIFVSFWSILGIYLTRNINSLLKFFDKYNVK, encoded by the exons atgttaaggTGGTGGAATCATATGAAAACGTACAGAAGTGGTATTATACGACCATACATAGTAagatgtaaaaattataatataaccACTGCACGATGGATATCCAAATATACTAGTGCACATGTAAATAgtgaaaacaaaatattttcaaaaaaaaattttaataatgtgTTAATgcaaaatttgaaaattacGGAGGAGGATGACCAGATAATTTGTGAGAAGATTTTCTTCTCCAAGTACAACCTGCCTTATATGTTAA AAATACCCGTGAGCGATTTAAGACTAATAGACACATGCAACAACAACCACAATCCTACTTTACTAGTTaggaaaaatatgatattacTAAGAACAGGTTTTATAAGCTGTGTTATTCGATATAACGAGTTGTGGTTGTTTGATCCAAATAACCCGTTGATTATTAAAGCAACCACTTTAATAAAAGAGAATttaaaggaaagaaaaaaaaaaaaaaaaaatttcaagtGTGCATGTGGGGAGGTTAGTAAAGCTGTTAGTGTACCTGCTGATGAAGTGGTTGGTGGAGAGACAAGTGAACCTGCCAATGAAGCAGCTAGTGATGCTGCTAACAAAGAAGCTGGTGGGAGTAAGAGTGCCACAATGGTGGGGGTGGAATATGATGAAATAGACGAAATGGGTGAGAACAGGAGGGAGGAcataataaatgaagaaaaggaTGCACTGCATTACCTGAACgtaaagaataatttttatagatataaGGGAAACGTCTTTTTCGAATTTTTATGTTTGGATGTATGTATGCAGTTGTCTATAAaggaatatgaaaataatttagacaaaataaatatgaaaataagggaaaatatattattacaaagaAAAGAGGAGaacaatgaaataaatatattaacaaataagTTATTACGAgatatgatgaaaataaaaaattttttacaaaaattatccAACATGTTAAATGCTTTACGTAGtaatatagaaaaagtaTTAAAGAACGAATTagatatgaaatatatgtacttaacatatttaaataataattctatgcaaaaattaaaagatcaTAGTGATCTTGAAATATTACTAGAGACACATATACAATTAACAgatgaaatatatgtacacttaGACAATGTCGAACAAAAAATTACTCACTATGAAGAATTATTGCGTTTAAATCTTGATTATAATaggaataaatttattttattaaatgcaaaaatttctttttcaactTTACTCTTTTCTGTTTGTTCAGTCATTACAAGTTTGTTTGGTATGAATctcaaaaattttattgaaaatagTGATTATGCATTTTGCTTTGTATCCATTTTTGTTTCCTTTTGGTCCATCCTTGGCATTTATCTtacaagaaatataaattctttgCTCAAATTTTTCGACAAATATAACGTAAAATGA
- the PmUG01_09029400 gene encoding conserved Plasmodium protein, unknown function — translation MSTFKKAVTYYFAIVSLFSAVFLAVIGLLLLYDSDSLELHGNKSEKVKPSFICAGIYFCILIISSITLITSSRKSKKYKSKNV, via the exons ATGTctacatttaaaaaagctGTTACCTATTACTTTGCCATTGTATCACTATTCTCTGCAGTTTTTTTGGCAGTTATTGGTCTTCTGTTATTATATGATTCTGACTCACTAGAACTACATGGAAATAAATCAGAAAAAGTCAAGCCGTCCTTTATTTGTGCAGGG atttatttttgtatattaattataagcAGCATTACATTAATCACAAGCAGTAGAAAatcgaaaaaatataagagcaaaaatgtataa
- the PmUG01_09029700 gene encoding tRNA nucleotidyltransferase, putative: protein MNCFGIILLLFLLLITAAIRRKEKNGSSLFNKKRNCFMLFSLFFFRKNSSDNENMIFKKIKFIHSANKILYINVKHRINYKVKGTSSKYAVTHSSRGNSVSGSSSKSRSSSKSRSSSSSRSSNSSSRSSSSSRSSSSSRSSSSSRSSSSSSSSRSSSSSRISSRISSRISSRISSSRRSSGRRSSCSSAGNSFREHCYHNTYCTCVNTKMIESEYLSYLKNYIVDEEELIRVQSNGKGVHGNEENNYKEVDEIEKMISNTIRKNEKELFDFLNSVNEKYNLKSTLRVVGGWVRDKYLKISNDDIDITVDNMKGSDFCNYIKEYIKEKENKNFNFGIIKINSDQSKHLETSSFNLFNFQVDIVNLRSEKYSEDSRIPEIAIGTPEEDALRRDFTINSLFYNLDNKRVEDFTKKGIFHLKNKIICTPLNALTTFLDDPLRVIRCIRFCGYFNLYIEKNIFNVLKNEDIKKSFNKKISKGRLSLEILKIFSSKCKNIILSLALLNYSSYSSQIFKLPPEYFIKNEEAFEKVKNWDKINRGSIIHSAGSGRDGGNGINIISNGGSGNSSFNSCPTGMNKKINVGLADAGTYRNVLQNDHLIGEKTMYDDMSNSKRSNNNEEQLLLFGLQNKVNGISKKMRINKLGNLTNKTADRLDNEGVEKKRCDEARWQFQGLNYIKFFKDIEKNNLLKEIFFELNYKENLNYIHLCLFFLPLKNHFSYIKKKTKTEYVIEYIIRESLKFPLKYSKFCVHIFEGFMHIYNLYKNMNVHNFLKNCNHDKKNNLHSTGDIVLFLKNVGEKWDLLLFIFFIFHKYNEINKNYITCLSDDIFLSDFVKILYQYILTNGLQNAYNMKPFLKWPDIKHNFPQISNSRIGEVYEQIIRFTCIHGENEKDCIEFLKQYFKKTS from the exons ATGAACTGCTTCGGCATCATCCTGTTGTTGTTCCTTTTGCTAATAACTGCAGCCATTaggagaaaagaaaaaaatggttCATCGCTAttcaacaaaaaaagaaattgttttatgttattttcattatttttctttcggAAAAATAGTAgtgataatgaaaatatgatttttaaaaaaataaagttcaTTCATAGTGCGAACaaaattctttatataaatgtaaagcATAGAATTAACTACAAAGTTAAGGGGACAAGCAGCAAATACGCCGTTACGCATAGTAGCCGTGGAAATAGTGTTAGCGGTAGTAGTAGCAAAAGCAGAAGCAGTAGCAAAAGCAgaagcagtagtagtagcagaAGCAGTAATAGCAGTAGCAgaagcagtagtagtagcagaagcagtagtagtagcagaagcagtagtagtagcagaagcagtagtagcagtagcagtagcagaagcagtagtagtagcagaATCAGTAGCAGAATCAGTAGCAGAATCAGTAGCAGAATCAGTAGTAGTAGACGCAGTAGTGGTAGACGCAGCAGTTGTAGTAGCGCCGGTAATTCATTCCGTGAGCATTGTTACCATAACACGTACTGCACCTGTGTGAATACAAAAATGATCGAAAGCGAGTACTTGAGTTAcctgaaaaattatattgtgGACGAAGAAGAGCTGATACGCGTGCAATCGAATGGCAAAGGTGTGCATGGAAATGAAGAGAACAATTATAAGGAGGTAGATGAAATTGAAAAGATGATTAGCAACAcgataagaaaaaatgaaaaggagcTGTTTGATTTTTTGAATAGTgtcaatgaaaaatataatttgaaaaGTACTCTGAGGGTTGTTGGTGGATGGGTAAGagacaaatatttaaaaattagtaatGACGATATTGATATTACAGTGGATAATATGAAAGGGTCGGATTtctgtaattatataaaagaatatataaaagaaaaagaaaacaaaaattttaattttggaataataaaaataaattcagaTCAATCAAAACATTTAGAAACTTCAAgttttaatctttttaattttcaagTAGATATTGTAAACTTAAGGAGTGAAAAATATTCAGAGGATAGTAGGATCCCAGAGATTGCTATTGGCACACCAGAAGAAGATGCACTAAGGAGGGACTTTACaattaattctttattttataatttagatAACAAAAGAGTAGAAGATTTTACTAAAAAAGggatatttcatttaaaaaataaaattatttgtacCCCGTTAAATGCGTTAACGACATTTCTTGATGACCCATTAAGAGTTATTAGATGTATAAGATTCTGTggttattttaatttgtatatagaaaaaaatatttttaatgttttaaaaaatgaagacaTCAAAAAAtcgtttaataaaaaaatttcaaaaggTAGACTTTCTTtggaaatattgaaaatattttcttcaaaatgtaaaaatattattctctCTTTAGCCTTATTGAATTATAGTTCTTATTCATCTCAAATTTTTAAGTTACCACCAgagtattttattaaaaatgaggAGGCGTTTGAAAAGGTTAAGAATTGGGACAAGATAAATCGAGGGAGCATCATCCATTCGGCTGGTAGTGGTCGTGATGGCGGAAATGGTATTAACATCATCAGCAATGGTGGTAGTGGTAATAGTAGCTTTAACAGTTGCCCAACGggtatgaataaaaaaattaacgttGGATTAGCTGACGCTGGAACGTATAGGAATGTTTTACAGAATGACCATCTCATTGGAGAAAAGACGATGTATGATGATATGAGTAATTCGAAGAGGagcaataataatgaagaacAACTTCTCCTTTTTGGATTGCAAAATAAGGTAAATGGTATTTCCAAAAAAATGCGTATTAACAAGTTAGGCAATTTAACAAACAAAACAGCGGATAGACTTGATAATGAAGgagtggaaaaaaaaaggtgcgATGAAGCCAGGTGGCAATTTCAAGgcttaaattatataaaattttttaaagacattgaaaagaataatttgttaaaagAGATATTCTTTGAGctaaattataaagaaaatttaaattatatacactTATGCTTATTCTTTTTGCctttaaaaaatcatttttcgtacataaaaaaaaaaacgaaaacaGAGTATGTAATTGAGTATATAATTCGTGAATCATTAAAATTCCCTTTAAAATATTCGAAATtttgtgtacatatttttgaaggatttatgcatatatataatttatataaaaatatgaacgttcataattttttgaaaaattgtaatcatgataaaaaaaataatctaCATAGCACAGGTGatattgttttgtttttaaaaaatgttggGGAAAAATGGGATTTGTTactattcattttttttatatttcataaatataatgaaataaataaaaattatataacttGTTTATCAGATGATATTTTTCTCTCagattttgttaaaatattatatcaatatattttaacgaACGGCTTACAAAATGCCTATAATATGAAACCCTTTTTAAAATGGCCAGACATTAAGCACAACTTTCCGCAAATTTCCAACTCTCGAATTGGCGAGGTCTACGAGCAGATA ATTCGATTTACGTGTATCCACggggaaaatgaaaaagactGCATAGAATTTTTGAaacaatattttaagaaaacatCCTAA
- the PmUG01_09029300 gene encoding phosphoglycerate mutase, putative — translation MTTYTLVLLRHGESTWNKENKFTGWTDVPLSEEGEQEAVAAGKYLKEKNFQFDVVYTSVLKRAITTAWKVLKTSDLLHVPVIKTWRLNERHYGSLQGLNKSETAKKYGEEQVKIWRRSYDIPPPKLDKEDSRWPGHNAVYKNVPKDALPFTECLKDTVERVLPFWFDHIAPDILSNKKVLVAAHGNSLRGLVKHLDNMSEAEVLELNIPTGVPLVYELDENLKPIKHYYLLDSEALKKKMDEVANQGKAK, via the exons atgacGACATACACTTTAGTTCTTTTAAGACATG GTGAGAGCACATGGAATAAGGAAAACAAATTCACCGGTTGGACTGATGTTCCTTTGAGTGAAGAGGGAGAACAAGAAGCagt AGCTGCAGGAAAGTACTTGAAAGAGAAAAACTTCCAATTTGACGTAGTTTACACTTCAGTATTGAAAAGAGCCATTACGACAGCATGGAAAGTTTTAAAAACTTCTGACCTCTTACATGTACCAGTCATAAAAACATGGAGATTAAATGAGAGGCATTATGGATCATTGCAAGGCTTAAATAAATCTGAAACAGCCAAAAAATATGGAGAAGAACAAGTCAAAATATGGAGAAGATCATATGACATCCCACCACCAAAATTAGATAAAGAAGATAGTAGATGGCCAGGCCACAATGctgtttataaaaatgtaccaAAAGATGCTTTACCTTTTACGGAATGCTTAAAAGATACAGTTGAAAGAGTTTTACCCTTTTGGTTTGATCATATTGCACCAGatattttatcaaataaaaaagttctTGTTGCTGCACACGGAAATAGCTTAAGAGGATTAGTAAAGCATTTAGATAATATGAGTGAAGCAGAAGTATTGGAGCTTAACATACCTACAGGTGTGCCATTAGTTTATGAGTTAGATGAAAACTTAAAACCAATCAAACATTACTACTTATTAGACAGTGaagcattaaaaaaaaaaatggatgaaGTTGCCAACCAAGGAAAGGCAAAGTGA